A part of Anolis sagrei isolate rAnoSag1 chromosome 3, rAnoSag1.mat, whole genome shotgun sequence genomic DNA contains:
- the COG3 gene encoding conserved oligomeric Golgi complex subunit 3, with product MATLAGEGREAWERLGLWERLPRPLAPLSERQLDSVAALREALPGLPAPPELPIEDLSSLGQPSLTVTLTAMVPQSTEDIILKGFSVLGMENERIETAQQFFSWFDQLGTQMDQDEGAKYRQTRLYLSGFEEQCDAILSDVNSALQHLESLQKQYLFVSTKTGTLHEACEQLLKEQSELVELTENIHQKLSYFNELENINTKLNSPTLSVNSDGFIPMLAKLDDCIAYISSHPDFKDYPVYLAKFRQCLSKAMHLMKTYTVHTLQNLTSQLIKRDPSVPPNSDNAFTLFYVKFRAAAPKVRTLIEQIEQRSEKMPEYQQLLNEIHQCYLDQREHLLGPSITSTVTELTNRNNRDHCALVRSGCAFMVHVCQDEHQLYDEFFTKPTSKLDELLEKLCLSLYDVFRPLIIHVIHLETLSELCGILKNEMLEDHVQNNVEQLAAFAAGVRQMLEDVQERLVYRTHIYIQTDIAGYKPAPGDLAYPAKLEMMEQIAQSLKDEEKKLPADAVQVDDPKTYNVVKLDTWESSNPRHQTTISPADLHGMWYPTVRRTLVCLSKLYRCIDKAVFQGLSQEALSACIQSLLAAAESITKNKTQIDGQLFLIKHLLILREQIAPFHTEFTIKEISLDLKKTRDAAFKILNPMTVPHFFRLSSNNALIQFLLEGTPEIREHYIDSKKDVDRHLKFACEQFIQQQTKQLVEPLEEFLAKVSALKTVATQKGPKYNLSLQPWAQPAKISDMVSSTYRTIKTKLPSTLQSMSLYLSNKDTEFILFKPVKNNIQQVFQKLHALLNEEYSQEDLQIIACPSMEQVNLLLSVTK from the exons CTTCCCATTGAAGATTTAAGCAGCCTTGGGCAGCCATCATTAACTGTAACATTGACAGCCATGGTGCCACAATCTACAGAGGATATAATCTTGAAAGGATTTTCTGTTTTGGGCATGGAAAATGAAAGAATTGAAACTGCACAACAG TTCTTCTCATGGTTTGATCAGCTTGGTACCCAAATGGATCAAGATGAAGGGGCTAAGTACAG GCAGACAAGGCTTTATTTATCTGGTTTTGAAGAGCAGTGTGATGCTATATTAAGTGATGTGAACAGTGCCCTTCAGCATTTGGAATCATTACAGAAGCAATATCTCTTTGTCTCAACCAAAACAGGAACACTCCATGAAGCCTGTGAACAATTGTTGAAAGAACAG TCAGAGCTTGTTGAACTGACAGAAAACATTCACCAGAAATTGTCATATTTCAATGAACTGGAAAATATTAATACA AAATTGAACTCCCCAACATTGTCTGTAAACAGTGATGGTTTCATCCCTATGCTTGCTAAACTTGATGACTGTATTGCATATATTTCATCACAT ccaGACTTTAAAGACTATCCTGTATATTTGGCAAAGTTTAGACAATGCCTTTCTAAAGCCATGCATCTCATGAAAACATACACAGTGCATACACTGCAGAACTTGACAAGCCAGCTAATTAAAAGG GATCCTTCTGTTCCACCAAATTCAGATAATGCCTTCACGTTATTTTATGTAAAGTTCAGAGCTGCTGCGCCCAAAGTCAGA aCACTTATTGAGCAAATAGAACAGCGATCTGAGAAAATGCCAGA GTACCAGCAGCTGTTAAATGAAATCCATCAATGTTATCTTGACCAGAGGGAACATTTACTGGGTCCTAGTATTACTAGTACTGTAACAGAATTAACCAATCGCAACAACAGAGATCATTGTGCTTTG GTACGAAGTGGCTGTGCCTTTATGGTTCATGTGTGCCAAGATGAGCATCAACTTTATGATGAGTTCTTCACAAAACCAACATCAAAACTCGA CGAACTATTGGAAAAATTATGCCTGTCATTATATGATGTCTTCAGACCATTGATTATCCATGTAATTCATTTagaaacactgtctgagctctgtggGATTCTCAAAAATGAAATGCTTGAAGACCATGTGCAAAACAATG TGGAACAGTTGGCTGCTTTTGCTGCTGGAGTTAGGCAGATGCTGGAGGATGTCCAAGAACGCCTAGTGTACAGGACACACATCTATATTCAGACTGACATTGCTGGTTACAAACCTGCCCCAGGTGATCTTGCGTATCCTGCTAAGTTGGAAATGATGGAG CAAATTGCTCAGAGCTTAAAAGATGAAGAGAAGAAGTTGCCTGCAGATGCTGTGCAGGTGGATGATCCAAAAACCTACAATGTGGTTAAACTtg ACACGTGGGAATCCAGTAACCCCAGACATCAGACTACAATTTCACCTGCTGATCTCCATGGAATGTGGTATCCTACTGTCAGAAGGACACTTGTGTGTCTCTCCAAGCTTTACAgatgtattgat aAAGCAGTCTTTCAAGGATTGTCACAGGAAGCCTTATCTGCCTGTATACAGTCATTGTTAGCAGCTGCAGAGTCCATCACTAAAAATAAG ACCCAGATAGATGGACAGCTTTTCTTAATAAAACACCTTTTGATTCTTCGTGAACAAATTGCTCCATTCCACACTGAATTCACCATTAAGGAGATTTCTTTGGATCTTAAGAAGACCAGAG ATGCTGCATTTAAAATCCTGAATCCAATGACAGTTCCACATTTTTTTAGACTGAGTAGCAATAATGCGCTGATACAGTTTTTACTGGAG GGTACTCCAGAAATCAGAGAACATTACATCGACTCTAAGAAGGATGTGGATCGACACCTCAAGTTCGCCTGTGAGCAGTTCATTCAGCAGCAAACTAAGCAACTTGTAGAACCTCTGGAAGAATTCCTTGCAAAG GTATCTGCTTTGAAGACAGTGGCTACTCAAAAGGGTCCAAAATACAACCTCTCCCTGCAGCCTTGGGCACAACCAG CAAAGATCAGCGACATGGTATCTTCAACATACaggacaataaaaacaaaactccCATCAACTTTACAGAGTATGTCCCTGTATTTATCCAATAAAGACACAGAATTCATTTTGTTCAAGCCAGTAAAA AACAATATTCAGCAAGTCTTTCAGAAACTGCATGCTCTTTTGAATGAAGAATATAGTCAAGAAGATCTCCAGATCATTGCTTGCCCTTCGATGGAACAG GTAAACCTCCTGTTATCTGTAACAAAGTAG